In a single window of the Microaerobacter geothermalis genome:
- a CDS encoding NAD(P)H-dependent glycerol-3-phosphate dehydrogenase, with protein MNNEVIVIGAGSWGTALSIVLADNGYQVTLVSRKEKQVEEINEQHTNEKYLPGVILPDSIYAASSIDGSIKNKRMVLLAVPSHVIREMAQKISPYLCEDTLIVHAAKGLEINSLKRMSEVIREEISPLFHNRLVVLSGPSHAEEVSHRSPTTIVVASEDMKSAEEAQDIFINQHFRVYTNPDVIGVEIGGALKNIIALGAGLSDGLGFGDNAKAALMTRGLAEIGRLGVELGANPLTFAGLAGVGDLIVTCTSKHSRNWRAGYMIGQGQSLDQVLSSMGMVVEGVKTTKAAHQLSLYKEVEMPITAQLYKVLFEGKNPKHAVEDLMGRGRTHEMEEIASHMFPFPK; from the coding sequence ATGAACAATGAAGTGATCGTCATAGGTGCAGGGAGTTGGGGTACAGCCCTTTCTATTGTGTTGGCTGATAATGGATATCAAGTTACGTTGGTATCAAGAAAAGAGAAACAGGTTGAAGAGATTAATGAACAACATACCAATGAAAAATATTTGCCAGGAGTGATTCTTCCTGACTCCATTTATGCTGCTTCATCCATAGATGGATCAATAAAAAATAAGAGGATGGTATTATTGGCTGTCCCTTCCCATGTGATTCGAGAAATGGCACAAAAAATCTCCCCTTATTTATGCGAGGATACTTTAATTGTTCATGCTGCAAAAGGATTAGAGATTAATTCCTTAAAGAGAATGAGTGAAGTGATTCGTGAGGAGATTTCGCCTCTATTCCATAACCGATTAGTAGTACTATCCGGGCCCAGCCATGCGGAAGAGGTTAGTCATCGTTCTCCTACTACTATTGTCGTTGCTTCAGAAGATATGAAGAGCGCTGAAGAGGCTCAGGATATATTTATTAACCAACACTTTCGCGTATATACTAACCCCGATGTGATTGGAGTGGAAATTGGTGGAGCCTTAAAAAATATTATTGCACTGGGCGCGGGACTATCGGATGGGTTGGGATTCGGAGACAACGCAAAGGCAGCTTTGATGACGAGAGGACTTGCTGAGATTGGCAGATTAGGCGTTGAATTAGGTGCCAATCCCCTCACATTTGCGGGTCTGGCTGGAGTTGGAGATTTAATCGTCACCTGTACGAGCAAGCATAGCCGTAATTGGCGGGCTGGCTATATGATTGGGCAGGGTCAATCCCTTGATCAAGTACTCAGCTCCATGGGGATGGTTGTAGAAGGGGTGAAAACAACAAAGGCTGCCCATCAACTGTCATTGTACAAAGAAGTGGAAATGCCAATTACTGCCCAGCTTTACAAAGTTTTGTTTGAGGGTAAAAATCCTAAACATGCCGTAGAGGACTTAATGGGAAGAGGTAGAACCCATGAAATGGAGGAAATTGCCTCACACATGTTTCCTTTTCCCAAATAA
- a CDS encoding 2Fe-2S iron-sulfur cluster-binding protein has product MKVELLILPEGKKVIGNQGLTVLEIAKKNRVFISSKCNGKASCSSCKIKVINGNFSPVNELERRRLSENQIKDGYRLACQLNVVGGGSIEIPEDPFKAVVRAKLAAQAANKEDLL; this is encoded by the coding sequence ATGAAAGTAGAGCTATTGATATTACCGGAAGGAAAGAAAGTGATTGGAAATCAAGGACTAACAGTTTTGGAGATTGCCAAAAAGAACCGGGTTTTTATTTCATCTAAGTGTAATGGAAAAGCTTCCTGCTCATCTTGTAAAATAAAAGTAATCAATGGAAATTTTTCACCGGTCAATGAATTGGAAAGAAGGAGATTATCGGAGAATCAAATAAAAGATGGGTACCGGTTGGCATGCCAGTTGAACGTGGTAGGTGGCGGATCCATAGAAATTCCCGAGGATCCGTTTAAAGCAGTAGTCAGGGCAAAATTGGCAGCTCAGGCAGCAAATAAAGAAGATCTGCTTTAG
- a CDS encoding lysophospholipid acyltransferase family protein → MWYKIFKFLFQVLFRSLYFWKIAGTHYIPKNGPVIICSNHINNLDPPLVGSAIKRKVYFMAKEELFRIPVLSYLITKFGAFPVKRGSADIQALKQSLRILKDGNVLGIFPEGTRSKTGKLGKPYPGAASIALKSKAVVIPAAIIGPYRLFRPVTIIFGPPVDLSMFYDQKGNETVEMASEKIMNAIGEIIDSYQGNINNKS, encoded by the coding sequence ATGTGGTATAAGATATTTAAGTTCTTATTCCAGGTACTATTTCGCTCTCTCTATTTTTGGAAAATAGCAGGCACTCACTATATACCCAAAAACGGGCCGGTCATTATTTGTTCCAATCACATTAATAATTTAGATCCGCCTTTGGTAGGTTCAGCTATTAAAAGAAAGGTGTACTTCATGGCTAAAGAAGAATTGTTTCGGATTCCCGTACTTTCTTATCTCATTACGAAGTTTGGCGCCTTTCCCGTAAAAAGGGGAAGTGCAGATATCCAGGCATTAAAGCAATCATTACGGATTTTAAAAGATGGGAATGTTTTAGGCATCTTTCCTGAGGGGACCCGAAGCAAAACCGGAAAACTTGGAAAACCATATCCGGGGGCAGCTTCCATCGCCTTGAAGTCTAAAGCGGTAGTCATTCCCGCAGCTATTATTGGACCTTATCGTCTTTTTAGACCTGTTACCATTATTTTTGGTCCGCCTGTGGATCTATCGATGTTTTATGATCAAAAAGGGAATGAAACCGTAGAAATGGCAAGTGAAAAAATAATGAATGCCATTGGTGAAATAATTGATTCATACCAGGGGAATATTAACAATAAGTCATAA
- a CDS encoding capping complex subunit for YIEGIA, which yields MMGTTLEKVILAVITMHPEKIGGTGPFFYVSDEEELQQISFTLEKILDGVAHEVDKGILIIVRHS from the coding sequence ATGATGGGGACCACCCTTGAAAAAGTGATTTTAGCTGTCATTACCATGCACCCGGAAAAAATCGGCGGAACTGGTCCGTTTTTTTACGTATCGGATGAAGAAGAATTACAGCAGATTTCATTTACCCTAGAGAAAATATTGGACGGAGTTGCCCATGAAGTAGACAAGGGGATCCTCATTATTGTCAGGCATTCATGA
- the plsY gene encoding glycerol-3-phosphate 1-O-acyltransferase PlsY — MEWIISIILAYLLGSISFSYIVGKKLANIDIRQHGSGNAGATNTLRVLGKGPAALVFLLDVLKGVASVLTAKYLGDGSHAIMITSGLASIVGHNWPVFFHFKGGKGVATTIGVMATLVFKAAFFAGIFAILSIVITRYVSLGSLIFATLLSVFIYFLDYELIYLYVGLLITILAYIRHYKNIINLMKGKERRLGDSKRSL, encoded by the coding sequence GTGGAATGGATCATTTCAATAATTCTCGCTTACTTGCTTGGTTCGATCAGCTTTAGTTACATTGTAGGAAAAAAACTAGCCAATATTGATATTCGCCAGCACGGCAGTGGCAATGCTGGGGCCACCAATACCTTGAGGGTATTGGGAAAAGGCCCTGCTGCATTGGTGTTTTTATTGGATGTACTAAAAGGAGTTGCTTCCGTTTTGACTGCAAAATATCTGGGGGATGGAAGTCATGCGATCATGATCACCAGTGGATTGGCTTCTATCGTCGGACATAATTGGCCGGTATTCTTTCATTTTAAAGGTGGAAAGGGAGTAGCAACAACTATAGGGGTAATGGCAACTCTTGTATTTAAAGCAGCATTTTTCGCAGGAATTTTCGCTATTTTATCGATTGTTATTACTCGGTATGTTTCTTTGGGTTCGCTGATTTTTGCTACCCTGTTATCTGTTTTTATATATTTTTTAGATTATGAGTTGATATATTTGTACGTAGGATTGCTCATTACGATTCTGGCTTATATTCGACATTACAAAAATATTATTAATCTTATGAAGGGTAAAGAAAGAAGGTTGGGAGATTCTAAGCGAAGCCTATAA
- the fni gene encoding type 2 isopentenyl-diphosphate Delta-isomerase produces the protein MSRELRKAEHIRLALSTEEQIFGNGLNDIQFVHNCIPNINLDEIRLNTIIGELVLSSPIILNAMTGGSKESEKINQSLAIVSRELDFPMAVGSQMAAVMDPSLASSYSIVRKENPNGILFANLGSEATIEQAKVAVEMIEANAIQIHLNAVQELVMPEGDKNFKGMIERLRRIIEEMPIPVIVKEVGFGMAREEILLLSQIGADAVDIGGFGGTNFAQIENKRRNENPFPLFNQWGIHTAESLLEGRGCHVQLIASGGIYHGLDVAKAIALGADAVGIARPFLKSVYESGIEEAIKKGKSILDELRLVMAALGISNIQELKRTPLVIMGKTAEWAKLRGVDIASFARRKRER, from the coding sequence ATGTCGAGAGAGTTGCGGAAAGCGGAACATATTCGATTGGCCCTTTCCACAGAGGAACAAATATTTGGGAATGGCTTGAATGATATTCAATTTGTCCATAATTGCATACCCAATATTAATCTAGATGAGATTCGATTAAACACCATAATCGGCGAACTGGTTTTGAGTTCGCCGATTATCCTTAATGCCATGACTGGGGGCTCCAAAGAGTCAGAAAAGATTAATCAATCTCTTGCCATTGTTTCAAGGGAACTGGATTTTCCTATGGCTGTAGGTTCTCAAATGGCTGCAGTAATGGATCCCTCCTTGGCTTCTTCCTATTCTATCGTAAGGAAAGAGAACCCAAATGGTATTCTCTTTGCCAATCTCGGGTCTGAAGCAACGATTGAACAGGCCAAAGTAGCCGTTGAAATGATAGAGGCTAATGCCATCCAGATTCATTTGAATGCTGTTCAAGAGTTGGTTATGCCTGAAGGGGATAAAAACTTCAAGGGTATGATTGAACGTCTCAGAAGGATTATAGAAGAGATGCCGATTCCTGTTATTGTAAAAGAAGTTGGATTTGGAATGGCAAGGGAGGAAATCCTTCTTCTTAGCCAAATAGGAGCGGATGCAGTAGATATTGGCGGATTTGGCGGAACCAATTTTGCTCAGATTGAAAATAAGAGAAGAAATGAAAACCCGTTTCCCCTTTTTAACCAGTGGGGAATTCATACGGCAGAAAGTTTATTGGAAGGAAGGGGCTGCCATGTTCAACTCATTGCTTCCGGCGGCATATATCATGGCCTGGATGTAGCAAAAGCGATTGCTTTGGGTGCCGATGCCGTAGGGATTGCCAGGCCTTTTTTAAAATCTGTTTATGAATCCGGCATTGAAGAAGCAATAAAAAAAGGGAAGTCAATTTTGGATGAATTACGTCTGGTGATGGCGGCGTTAGGAATTTCTAACATACAAGAATTGAAAAGGACACCTTTGGTTATTATGGGTAAAACTGCAGAATGGGCAAAATTAAGAGGAGTTGATATTGCTTCATTTGCCCGAAGAAAAAGAGAACGGTAA
- a CDS encoding YphA family membrane protein yields the protein MKPGIVSFMIFWFVNIVLFSGWMDGWLSKLRMKVWLFAVFSLLYFVMLFFNIQFGQFKINGGFMIFAIFFLYFGEKILGDHLPATVASALLISSVYLLFRMLVRMDPVLLVYDERWMLTGLVTIIGIMIAANKEQMIWFIGIGILIGEAAFQWHLKNDVPNSVIGTSFFLDVIWSSLMIGAILKSVLSKIGILTWVKKRVLKQV from the coding sequence ATGAAGCCGGGTATTGTCTCATTCATGATCTTTTGGTTTGTAAATATCGTGTTATTTAGCGGATGGATGGACGGTTGGTTGTCAAAATTAAGAATGAAAGTATGGTTGTTTGCTGTTTTTTCATTATTGTATTTTGTTATGCTATTTTTTAACATTCAGTTTGGACAATTTAAGATCAATGGCGGATTTATGATATTCGCAATTTTTTTTCTCTATTTTGGGGAAAAAATTTTAGGAGATCATTTGCCTGCAACCGTGGCATCTGCCTTGCTGATTTCTTCTGTATATTTATTATTTCGGATGTTGGTGCGCATGGATCCTGTCCTGTTGGTTTACGATGAGCGATGGATGTTAACAGGACTTGTGACGATCATTGGGATTATGATTGCTGCAAATAAAGAGCAGATGATCTGGTTTATAGGAATCGGAATTCTGATTGGAGAAGCAGCGTTCCAATGGCATCTCAAAAATGATGTTCCCAATTCTGTGATAGGAACCAGTTTCTTTCTGGATGTCATTTGGTCCTCTTTAATGATCGGAGCAATTCTTAAAAGTGTTCTCTCAAAAATAGGAATTTTAACCTGGGTAAAGAAGAGAGTGTTAAAGCAGGTGTAA
- the der gene encoding ribosome biogenesis GTPase Der codes for MAKSVVAIVGRPNVGKSTLFNRLVGERIAIVEDRPGVTRDRIYSKAEWLDRTFHLIDTGGIEIEGEDEFLLQVRQQAELAIHEADVIIFMVDGKSGLMPSDHEIAKILYKSKKPVVLAVNKVDNPNMFHQVYEFYELGFGEPIGISSSHALGIGDLLDEVIQYFPENDDDDYGEEVIKVSLIGRPNVGKSSLVNAILGEERVIVSPIAGTTRDAIDTPFEIGDQKYVLIDTAGMRKRGKVYERTEKYSVLRALKAIERSDVALVVLDGDQGIIEQDKKIAGYAHQSGRGVIIVVNKWDIVEKDDKTMQRFTEEIRTEFQFLDYAPILFVSAKTKRRVSAILPKINEVAEHHSMRVSTSVLNDLLADAIALNPPPADKGRRLKIYYITQVAVKPPTFVVFVNEPELMHFSYERYLENKIRESFVFEGTPIRIFTRKKS; via the coding sequence ATGGCAAAATCAGTTGTAGCCATTGTTGGTAGACCCAATGTAGGAAAATCAACATTGTTTAACCGACTTGTTGGCGAAAGAATTGCAATCGTTGAGGATCGCCCAGGAGTAACAAGGGATCGCATATACAGTAAAGCCGAATGGCTGGATAGAACGTTTCATCTTATTGATACGGGTGGTATTGAAATAGAAGGGGAGGACGAGTTTCTTCTTCAAGTAAGACAACAGGCGGAATTAGCCATTCATGAGGCCGATGTCATCATCTTTATGGTTGATGGCAAATCCGGATTAATGCCATCCGATCATGAGATTGCCAAAATTCTTTACAAATCAAAAAAACCGGTGGTGTTAGCTGTAAATAAAGTGGACAATCCCAATATGTTTCATCAGGTTTATGAGTTTTATGAATTGGGATTTGGGGAGCCTATTGGAATTTCCTCCTCCCATGCCTTGGGAATAGGGGATCTTTTAGATGAAGTGATTCAATATTTTCCTGAAAATGATGATGACGATTATGGGGAAGAAGTAATCAAGGTTTCCCTAATTGGCAGACCTAATGTGGGAAAATCATCCCTTGTAAACGCCATATTGGGAGAAGAGCGTGTGATCGTCAGTCCAATAGCCGGGACAACCCGAGATGCCATTGATACGCCCTTTGAAATCGGAGATCAAAAATATGTCCTAATTGATACGGCTGGAATGCGAAAAAGGGGTAAGGTTTACGAAAGAACAGAAAAATACAGTGTGCTTAGGGCTTTGAAAGCCATCGAGCGTTCAGATGTTGCTCTGGTTGTTTTAGATGGGGATCAGGGAATTATTGAGCAAGATAAAAAAATAGCCGGTTATGCCCATCAGTCTGGCAGGGGAGTTATCATCGTTGTAAATAAATGGGATATCGTTGAAAAAGATGATAAGACAATGCAGCGTTTTACCGAAGAAATTAGAACGGAATTCCAATTCCTGGATTATGCCCCGATTTTATTTGTTTCAGCCAAAACTAAAAGAAGAGTATCTGCTATTCTTCCGAAAATCAATGAAGTGGCTGAACATCACTCTATGAGGGTATCAACCTCAGTGCTGAATGATCTATTAGCAGATGCCATTGCTTTAAACCCACCTCCTGCTGATAAAGGAAGGAGGCTGAAAATTTATTATATAACCCAAGTGGCTGTGAAGCCTCCTACATTTGTTGTGTTTGTGAATGAACCGGAATTGATGCATTTTTCCTATGAAAGATACTTAGAAAATAAAATTAGGGAAAGCTTTGTATTTGAGGGGACACCAATACGTATATTCACGAGGAAAAAGTCTTAA
- a CDS encoding DUF2768 family protein, giving the protein MLEAFIAIFLLILANLLITLARHKLHGFLKRIVTIFAYLLLIPAFIFGLRVIF; this is encoded by the coding sequence ATGTTAGAAGCATTTATTGCTATTTTTTTACTCATATTGGCAAATTTATTAATCACCTTAGCCAGACATAAACTGCACGGTTTTTTAAAGCGTATTGTTACTATTTTTGCTTATTTGTTACTAATACCAGCTTTTATTTTTGGTTTGCGGGTGATTTTTTAA
- the rpsA gene encoding 30S ribosomal protein S1, which translates to MVEEIQNELTEVSTLQVGDIVKGKVSKVEDKQALVDVGYKFDGVIPISEVSSLHIERVGDVLQEGDEVELKVIRLNDEKDELVLSKRAVDNEKAWKTLAEKVQNNESFDVVIADVVKGGLVVDLGVRAFIPASHVEQFFVEDFSDYKGRTLKVKIIELDQEKNKVILSHRAVLEEEAEQQKEKIFEKLSPGEVLEGTVQRLTDFGAFVDVGGVDGLVHISELSWKRVATPSEVVKEGDVVKVKVLKVDKENERISLSIKATLPGPWEEAGTKFKIGDVVKGTVKRLVSFGAFVEIAPGVEGLVHISQIANRHIGTPGEVLKEGQEVEAKIIDMNLAEKRISLSIKEVEQEKAAKVVEKHKEEYTSSGMGVTLGDVLGDKLRNLK; encoded by the coding sequence ATGGTTGAAGAAATTCAAAATGAATTAACAGAAGTAAGTACATTACAAGTGGGAGACATCGTAAAGGGCAAGGTTTCTAAAGTGGAAGATAAACAGGCCCTTGTTGATGTAGGTTATAAATTTGACGGTGTGATCCCCATCAGTGAGGTTTCCAGCCTTCATATAGAGAGGGTGGGAGATGTTTTACAAGAGGGGGATGAGGTGGAGCTTAAGGTCATTCGCCTAAATGATGAAAAAGATGAACTTGTTCTTTCCAAACGCGCTGTTGATAACGAAAAAGCATGGAAAACATTGGCGGAAAAGGTTCAGAACAACGAGTCTTTTGATGTTGTTATTGCCGATGTGGTAAAGGGAGGCCTTGTTGTTGATTTGGGAGTACGTGCCTTTATTCCTGCTTCCCATGTAGAACAATTCTTTGTGGAGGATTTTTCAGATTATAAAGGACGTACTTTAAAAGTGAAGATTATTGAATTGGATCAAGAAAAAAATAAAGTGATTCTCTCCCATCGCGCTGTTTTGGAAGAAGAAGCGGAGCAACAGAAGGAAAAGATCTTTGAAAAATTATCTCCAGGGGAAGTTTTGGAAGGTACCGTCCAGAGACTTACCGATTTTGGAGCTTTTGTTGATGTGGGCGGGGTTGATGGTCTTGTTCACATCTCAGAATTGTCATGGAAAAGAGTGGCCACTCCTTCTGAAGTTGTAAAAGAGGGAGATGTCGTCAAAGTGAAAGTTCTAAAAGTGGACAAAGAAAACGAAAGAATTAGTTTAAGCATTAAAGCAACCCTACCCGGTCCTTGGGAAGAAGCCGGAACCAAATTCAAGATTGGCGATGTAGTGAAGGGGACTGTAAAAAGATTGGTAAGCTTTGGAGCATTTGTAGAAATTGCTCCCGGGGTTGAAGGTTTGGTTCATATTTCTCAAATTGCAAACCGCCATATCGGGACTCCTGGCGAGGTGTTAAAGGAAGGTCAGGAAGTAGAAGCCAAAATTATTGACATGAATCTCGCAGAAAAACGAATCAGTCTTAGCATCAAAGAAGTTGAACAGGAGAAAGCAGCAAAGGTGGTTGAAAAACATAAAGAGGAATATACATCATCCGGAATGGGTGTTACATTGGGTGATGTGTTGGGGGATAAATTACGCAATTTAAAATAA
- the cmk gene encoding (d)CMP kinase — protein MNHHFLSIAIDGPAGAGKSTVAQILAQKLGYTYIDTGAMYRALTWKALREGISPHDEEGLVALLQDMAYSFPYRDQEQKIYVNGEDISEFIRDPEVTRHVSEVAKWPQVRRELVERQRELASKSNVVMDGRDIGSHVLPHANTKIFLTASIEERALRRYQDLLNKGYLADLEQIKDEIILRDKKDSEREHFPLKVASNAVILDTTGHSIEEVVSKIIKIHRTKIGGGE, from the coding sequence ATGAATCATCATTTTTTATCCATTGCCATCGATGGTCCGGCAGGAGCAGGTAAGAGTACAGTTGCCCAAATTCTTGCACAAAAGCTGGGATATACCTATATTGATACCGGGGCGATGTATCGGGCTCTTACTTGGAAAGCTCTTAGGGAAGGAATTTCTCCCCATGACGAGGAGGGGTTGGTTGCGTTATTGCAGGATATGGCCTATTCCTTTCCTTATCGTGATCAAGAACAAAAAATTTATGTGAATGGAGAAGATATCTCTGAATTTATCCGAGACCCGGAAGTGACACGTCATGTATCGGAGGTGGCCAAGTGGCCTCAAGTTCGACGAGAATTGGTTGAACGTCAAAGGGAGCTAGCCTCCAAGAGCAATGTTGTTATGGATGGAAGGGACATTGGTTCCCATGTTCTTCCCCACGCTAATACGAAGATATTTTTAACGGCTTCCATTGAAGAAAGGGCTTTAAGAAGATACCAGGATTTGTTAAACAAAGGGTATTTGGCCGATTTGGAACAAATAAAGGATGAGATTATACTTCGGGATAAGAAGGACAGTGAAAGGGAGCATTTTCCCTTAAAGGTGGCTTCAAATGCCGTCATTTTGGACACAACCGGACATAGCATCGAAGAGGTGGTATCAAAAATTATTAAAATACATCGAACAAAAATAGGCGGAGGAGAGTAA
- a CDS encoding YIEGIA family protein, whose protein sequence is MNFVSTYTTAVILGVLFGFFSRLIMLKTDYRQYPTYPHGRVIHISLGLIAAGLGSVAVPALLKQDYTAITFLGLAAQQFRDVRNMERNTLTELDKMELVPRGATYIEGIAMVFEGRNYLVIFTSFVTALASVLFTWKVGILVGTLALLIDKLFMGGKKLGDIVDIKHEEVRIDGPNIYVGDIYIMNIGLVDSREKIKEHALGFIITPKNKNSVATIANLGQRQAILHDVSTILGVYRDTGEPSLVPLAKRDLSTGRLGVFLLPQERDIQKAIEIIGKIPVLESAVRLPGETSVQGGEE, encoded by the coding sequence GTGAATTTCGTCAGTACGTATACAACAGCTGTTATATTAGGCGTTTTGTTTGGTTTTTTTTCTCGGCTAATCATGTTAAAAACCGATTATCGTCAATACCCTACCTATCCCCATGGTAGGGTAATCCATATTTCCCTTGGTCTGATCGCTGCTGGCCTTGGTTCCGTTGCTGTTCCAGCGTTGTTAAAGCAGGATTATACCGCAATAACTTTCCTGGGTTTAGCGGCCCAACAGTTTAGAGATGTTAGGAATATGGAGCGGAACACATTGACTGAATTGGATAAAATGGAACTTGTGCCAAGGGGGGCAACCTATATTGAGGGAATTGCCATGGTCTTTGAAGGGAGAAATTATCTGGTGATCTTTACTTCTTTCGTGACGGCTTTGGCATCCGTATTATTCACCTGGAAGGTAGGAATTCTTGTGGGAACATTGGCCCTTCTCATCGATAAGCTGTTTATGGGGGGAAAGAAACTGGGAGATATTGTGGATATCAAACATGAAGAGGTTCGTATTGACGGACCTAACATCTATGTGGGAGATATTTACATTATGAATATAGGGTTAGTGGATTCCCGGGAGAAGATAAAAGAACATGCATTAGGATTTATCATCACTCCCAAAAATAAAAACAGTGTGGCTACCATTGCAAACTTGGGACAGCGGCAAGCGATCTTACATGATGTCTCTACCATATTAGGAGTATATCGAGATACCGGGGAGCCATCCCTTGTCCCACTGGCAAAACGTGATTTGTCCACGGGAAGACTAGGGGTCTTTCTACTGCCCCAAGAGAGGGATATACAAAAAGCAATAGAAATCATCGGGAAGATCCCTGTATTAGAAAGTGCGGTTCGACTTCCTGGGGAAACTTCAGTTCAGGGGGGTGAAGAATGA
- a CDS encoding stage VI sporulation protein F, producing the protein MSNRFSKDMFDKLKKKTRNLDEHALKKLANGVTPGDLNDEDKAKELVRKLSKAVNVPLSKGKEEKILKYLKDHPITPSDVSKVKKMWNDKG; encoded by the coding sequence ATGAGTAATCGTTTCTCTAAGGATATGTTTGACAAATTAAAAAAGAAAACTAGAAACTTGGATGAACATGCATTAAAGAAATTAGCGAATGGTGTAACACCAGGTGACTTAAACGACGAAGATAAGGCAAAGGAATTGGTTAGGAAATTATCCAAAGCAGTAAATGTGCCTCTGTCAAAGGGAAAAGAAGAAAAAATCCTTAAATATTTAAAGGACCATCCAATTACCCCCAGTGATGTCAGCAAGGTTAAAAAAATGTGGAATGACAAAGGGTGA